Proteins from one Parvibaculum lavamentivorans DS-1 genomic window:
- a CDS encoding PaaI family thioesterase, which translates to MSETKGKADINALMQAIPYARYLGITVDQRGNEVTTVLHFSQQLIGNPVLPALHGGVIGAFLETTAIAQLAFEGGAGPLPKPIGLTIDYLRSGKPVDTYGRAEITKQGRRVATVRAEAWQDDRSRPIAAAHGHFLLQAADDTTTS; encoded by the coding sequence ATGAGCGAGACGAAGGGCAAGGCGGACATCAACGCGCTGATGCAGGCGATCCCCTATGCGCGCTATCTCGGCATTACCGTGGACCAGCGCGGCAATGAGGTGACGACGGTGCTGCATTTTTCGCAACAGCTTATCGGCAATCCGGTGCTGCCGGCGCTGCATGGCGGCGTGATCGGCGCCTTTCTCGAGACAACGGCGATTGCGCAGCTTGCCTTCGAGGGCGGCGCGGGGCCGCTGCCAAAACCCATCGGCCTTACCATCGACTATCTGCGCTCCGGCAAGCCGGTGGATACTTACGGCCGGGCGGAAATAACGAAGCAGGGGCGGCGCGTGGCGACGGTGCGCGCGGAAGCCTGGCAGGATGACCGCTCGCGGCCCATCGCGGCGGCGCATGGTCACTTCCTGCTGCAGGCGGCGGACGACACGACCACATCATGA
- a CDS encoding PaaI family thioesterase codes for MAADDDFKPEHIELMKNVLIEHVPHAKAIGLTVADAKRGQAWLSIPYAEKLIGNPETGVIHGGVITSLLDNACGIAVQLALPERMSIATLDLRIDYMKPATPKLDLMAHTHCYKVTKNIAFVRGTAYHTDEEDPIATCVGTFMLGANRAAPMPVSPDAADEAMKLLAKNKGGAA; via the coding sequence ATGGCCGCCGACGACGACTTCAAACCCGAACATATCGAGCTGATGAAGAATGTGCTGATCGAGCATGTGCCGCATGCGAAGGCGATCGGGCTTACCGTTGCCGATGCGAAGCGGGGACAGGCCTGGCTTTCCATTCCCTACGCGGAAAAGCTGATCGGCAATCCGGAGACGGGTGTGATCCATGGCGGCGTCATCACGTCGCTGCTCGACAATGCCTGCGGCATCGCGGTGCAGCTTGCGCTGCCGGAGCGCATGTCCATTGCGACGCTCGACCTGCGGATCGACTACATGAAGCCGGCGACGCCGAAGCTCGACCTGATGGCGCATACGCATTGCTACAAGGTGACGAAGAACATCGCCTTTGTGCGCGGCACGGCCTATCACACGGATGAGGAAGACCCCATCGCCACCTGCGTCGGCACTTTCATGCTGGGCGCGAACCGGGCGGCGCCGATGCCGGTATCGCCGGACGCCGCGGACGAGGCGATGAAACTGCTGGCGAAGAACAAGGGGGGCGCGGCATGA